In a single window of the Nodularia spumigena CCY9414 genome:
- a CDS encoding NUDIX hydrolase produces the protein MSKLGKIRLLALGLIRDSEYAKRTQSERIFVSQGYDSLKQESYYRALGGGVDFGETSQAALKREFQEEIQADLTNINYLGCIESIFICNGKQGHEIIQLYECDFVDSKFYQLESLIFSESKNHQHKALWVDISEFKSGKLRLVPEDFFAYL, from the coding sequence ATGAGCAAACTAGGAAAAATTCGGCTATTAGCTTTAGGATTGATCCGGGATAGCGAGTACGCAAAGCGTACGCAAAGCGAACGCATTTTTGTTTCCCAAGGCTACGATTCCCTCAAACAAGAATCTTATTATCGAGCTTTAGGTGGTGGGGTTGACTTTGGCGAAACTAGCCAAGCTGCTTTAAAAAGAGAATTTCAAGAAGAAATTCAAGCAGACTTAACAAATATTAACTATTTAGGCTGCATAGAAAGTATATTTATCTGTAATGGTAAGCAAGGACACGAAATCATTCAACTTTATGAATGTGATTTTGTTGATTCTAAATTTTATCAATTGGAAAGTTTGATATTTTCTGAATCCAAAAATCATCAACATAAAGCACTATGGGTAGATATTTCTGAATTTAAATCTGGTAAATTAAGATTAGTTCCCGAAGATTTTTTCGCCTACTTGTAA
- a CDS encoding DUF3531 family protein, whose amino-acid sequence MQIQFREINPFDVWIWLKFTTIPSGREKQYIEEVFNSWFYLGKLGAFNAENLQVQETGLEISYMNYDPEGYDKSLLALMHNMGEFEYEGQWARCWFDMGTADAIALDILINALKQLNQEYVAIEELYIGGENEDWPVEDSENPNHSMYDN is encoded by the coding sequence ATGCAAATTCAGTTCCGTGAAATTAACCCTTTTGATGTGTGGATTTGGCTGAAATTCACTACAATTCCTTCTGGACGTGAAAAGCAATACATAGAAGAAGTTTTTAATTCCTGGTTTTATTTGGGGAAATTGGGCGCATTTAATGCCGAAAATCTGCAAGTTCAAGAAACAGGACTGGAAATCAGCTACATGAATTATGACCCAGAAGGGTATGATAAAAGTTTGCTGGCACTGATGCACAATATGGGAGAATTTGAGTATGAAGGACAGTGGGCGCGTTGTTGGTTTGACATGGGAACTGCTGATGCGATCGCTCTTGATATTTTAATCAATGCTCTCAAACAGTTAAATCAGGAATATGTCGCTATTGAGGAATTATACATCGGTGGCGAAAATGAAGATTGGCCTGTAGAGGATAGTGAAAACCCAAATCACTCTATGTACGATAATTAA
- a CDS encoding Sll0314/Alr1548 family TPR repeat-containing protein, translating into MNKRFSTAKSMGLAKVSKLAQRTFVTALALNLWVYPSLAGDPFRTNEARNIGDNTAAAFKAVFQNGDYPAAESYLQKAISTEANEPLAYAMKASLAYANKDLATLDTYSKKTLEAGEKLIATDKLRGNIYTAVGHFFEGATILTREGTLKGAPQALTRLRQVYQHLDRAEAIAPQDPELNLLKGYMDLMLAVNLPFANPDDAIARLKANAAPQYLAHRGIALAYRDLKQYSQALEYVNSALKTTSENPELYYLKAQILRKQGEKAKSQSIIQEAVVNFDKALTKRSQLPADLVRQIERERNNTFNNLNNLGG; encoded by the coding sequence ATGAATAAACGGTTTTCTACTGCGAAATCTATGGGGTTGGCTAAAGTCTCTAAGCTGGCTCAGAGGACTTTTGTAACTGCACTTGCACTTAATTTGTGGGTTTATCCTTCTCTGGCTGGCGATCCTTTCCGCACTAATGAAGCTCGTAACATTGGAGACAATACAGCAGCAGCTTTTAAAGCGGTTTTCCAAAACGGTGATTATCCAGCAGCCGAAAGTTATTTACAAAAAGCAATATCCACCGAAGCAAATGAGCCTTTAGCCTATGCGATGAAAGCATCTTTAGCTTATGCAAATAAAGACTTGGCTACACTGGATACTTACAGCAAAAAAACTCTTGAAGCTGGAGAAAAGCTGATTGCTACAGACAAACTACGTGGTAATATATACACTGCTGTGGGACATTTTTTTGAAGGAGCAACCATTCTCACCCGTGAGGGTACACTCAAAGGTGCGCCCCAAGCTTTAACTCGCCTACGGCAAGTTTATCAACATTTAGACAGAGCCGAAGCGATCGCACCTCAAGATCCAGAATTGAATTTGCTCAAAGGCTACATGGATTTGATGCTAGCTGTGAATTTACCCTTTGCTAATCCTGATGATGCGATTGCGAGGTTAAAAGCAAATGCTGCGCCTCAATACTTGGCGCATAGGGGTATAGCCCTTGCTTATCGCGATTTAAAACAGTATTCTCAGGCTTTGGAATATGTGAACAGTGCTTTAAAAACCACATCTGAGAACCCAGAGTTATATTATCTCAAAGCTCAAATTCTTAGAAAACAGGGAGAAAAAGCGAAAAGTCAGTCAATAATCCAAGAAGCTGTGGTTAATTTTGACAAAGCTTTAACTAAAAGATCCCAACTTCCCGCCGATTTGGTGAGACAAATTGAACGTGAACGCAACAATACCTTTAACAACCTCAATAATTTAGGTGGTTGA
- a CDS encoding ABC transporter ATP-binding protein, with protein sequence MLYIRNLTYHPTASPAEILKSINLELVPQQLGMIIGPSGSGKSTLLEILSGLAEPTSGSLFWREQELIPEQLQQLAGLVFQFPERHFCGGTILEELRLGHPELGSERVRGALSEVGLEHLSLSAAPHALSGGQQRRLALAVQLIRQPNLLLLDEPTAGLDWSMRRQLVNLLAKLKKDWTLLVVTHDAGDLLAIADRCWTLNHGELQSVDPAILKAKAQEPVITNDQ encoded by the coding sequence ATGCTCTATATCAGAAATCTAACTTATCATCCCACAGCCAGCCCAGCAGAGATTCTCAAATCAATTAATCTAGAATTAGTCCCCCAGCAACTGGGTATGATTATTGGACCGAGTGGTTCAGGTAAAAGTACCTTACTAGAAATTTTATCTGGATTAGCCGAACCAACTTCAGGTTCACTTTTCTGGAGAGAACAAGAACTTATCCCTGAACAGTTACAACAATTGGCTGGATTAGTATTTCAGTTCCCCGAAAGGCACTTTTGTGGTGGTACGATTTTAGAAGAATTGCGTTTAGGACATCCGGAATTAGGCTCAGAGCGAGTCAGGGGAGCATTAAGCGAGGTAGGATTAGAGCATTTATCACTTTCCGCCGCACCTCACGCTTTAAGTGGTGGACAGCAGAGGCGTTTGGCTTTAGCGGTACAATTAATTCGTCAGCCGAATTTACTGTTATTAGATGAACCCACAGCCGGGTTAGATTGGTCAATGCGTCGGCAACTGGTAAATTTATTAGCGAAACTGAAAAAAGATTGGACACTGTTAGTGGTGACTCATGATGCTGGGGATTTGTTGGCGATCGCCGACCGATGTTGGACACTGAACCACGGTGAACTACAATCAGTAGACCCAGCCATACTGAAAGCGAAAGCTCAAGAACCTGTGATCACCAATGACCAATGA
- the rsmG gene encoding 16S rRNA (guanine(527)-N(7))-methyltransferase RsmG, producing MTNLLPEMAEIWQQTLNWQPDEQQQQKFQQLYELIVLGNQQLNLTRITDPQDFWEKHLWDSLRGIAPQGQFIPSLSENASIIDIGTGAGFPGIPVAITVPNCTITLLDSTRKKINFINETLTQLTLSNAKTLVGRAEEIGHHPQHRKTYDIALIRAVSNAAVCAEYTLPLLKHGGLAVIYRGNWTEEETKSLQNAVNQLGGIIESLEQFTTPLTNSIRHCLYLRKVVNTPASFPRGAGVATQKPLS from the coding sequence ATGACTAACTTATTGCCAGAAATGGCGGAAATATGGCAACAAACCCTAAATTGGCAACCCGACGAACAACAGCAGCAAAAATTTCAGCAGTTGTATGAATTAATTGTACTAGGTAATCAACAGTTAAATTTAACTCGCATTACCGACCCCCAAGATTTTTGGGAAAAACATCTTTGGGATTCCTTGCGAGGAATTGCACCACAAGGGCAATTTATCCCCTCTCTCTCAGAAAATGCTTCTATAATTGATATCGGCACAGGTGCGGGTTTTCCCGGAATTCCCGTAGCAATTACCGTGCCTAATTGTACAATAACTCTGCTAGATTCCACCCGCAAAAAAATTAACTTTATTAACGAAACCTTGACACAATTAACTCTGAGCAATGCCAAAACTTTAGTTGGAAGAGCCGAAGAAATAGGACATCATCCCCAGCACCGCAAAACCTACGATATAGCTTTAATTCGCGCAGTTAGTAATGCGGCTGTCTGTGCAGAATATACTTTACCATTGCTCAAACACGGTGGTTTAGCTGTAATTTATCGCGGTAATTGGACAGAAGAAGAAACTAAATCTTTGCAAAATGCTGTTAACCAATTGGGTGGAATAATTGAATCTTTAGAACAATTTACAACACCTTTAACTAACAGCATTCGTCATTGCTTGTACTTGCGAAAAGTAGTAAATACTCCAGCTAGTTTTCCTCGTGGTGCGGGTGTAGCAACGCAAAAGCCTTTGTCCTAA
- a CDS encoding family 10 glycosylhydrolase, producing the protein MSGQKKEPNGCGCANIPISVILIILGFGGWWLSQKGNRDMITNLFTNLVSQNPQITIPILNTTLTPISTPIPTPTPTPTPTPTPISTPIPTPTPTPTPTPSNTVNPDTKPKSALPPTTPIQKTTLPQNPWDKKVIRGIYFSRYYITNNANEKTIRQRVRQYRSQGFNTIIHGVWGNGCTMYNSDVMQNKLGFKSCPNKFQDKWLDWLIDEAHKQGMEVHAYFEKGIKIDKNSPIFDLAIARRWVVPGVDRTYSNIEHYVLDVEIPEVANFFKDISVEFVTKYPQIDAVQWDDYLGYHAELPGQVDRTANLTKFVQQMVSGIKQANPNVSFDISHHNPYWAKRYFAADWPNWNVDRVFIQVYNDDNYQEELKYVRNVDGIGISDNQFHRLEAIINNPQIKSVLVFPIDGKPEKTASNLQNLVQSITQKP; encoded by the coding sequence ATGTCAGGACAGAAAAAAGAGCCGAATGGGTGTGGATGCGCGAATATCCCCATATCAGTAATTCTCATAATTTTAGGATTTGGTGGATGGTGGTTGAGCCAGAAAGGTAATCGAGATATGATCACTAATCTTTTTACTAACCTTGTATCTCAGAATCCGCAAATAACTATACCAATTTTGAATACCACTCTCACTCCCATTTCCACTCCAATTCCCACTCCCACTCCTACCCCAACTCCTACCCCTACCCCCATTTCCACTCCAATTCCCACTCCCACTCCTACCCCAACTCCTACCCCATCAAACACAGTCAATCCTGATACTAAACCAAAATCGGCTTTACCACCAACAACCCCTATTCAAAAAACAACATTACCTCAAAATCCTTGGGATAAAAAAGTAATTAGAGGTATTTATTTCAGTCGTTACTATATTACTAATAATGCTAACGAAAAAACCATTCGTCAACGAGTTCGCCAATATCGTTCCCAAGGATTTAACACCATAATTCATGGCGTTTGGGGTAATGGTTGTACAATGTATAACAGCGATGTCATGCAAAATAAATTAGGGTTTAAAAGTTGTCCTAATAAGTTTCAAGATAAATGGTTAGATTGGTTAATTGATGAAGCGCATAAGCAAGGAATGGAAGTCCATGCTTACTTTGAAAAAGGCATTAAAATCGATAAAAATAGTCCAATTTTTGATTTAGCGATCGCGCGCCGATGGGTAGTTCCTGGTGTAGATAGAACATACTCCAACATTGAACATTATGTTTTAGATGTAGAAATACCAGAAGTTGCTAATTTCTTTAAAGATATCTCAGTGGAATTTGTCACCAAATACCCCCAAATCGATGCCGTGCAATGGGATGATTATTTAGGCTACCACGCTGAACTACCAGGACAAGTAGACCGTACCGCTAACTTAACAAAATTTGTCCAACAAATGGTGAGTGGAATTAAACAGGCTAACCCAAACGTTAGTTTTGATATTTCTCATCATAATCCTTATTGGGCTAAAAGATATTTTGCAGCAGATTGGCCAAACTGGAACGTTGATAGAGTGTTTATTCAAGTTTATAATGATGACAATTACCAAGAAGAATTAAAATATGTGAGAAATGTTGATGGAATTGGCATTAGTGACAACCAATTTCATCGATTAGAGGCAATAATTAATAACCCACAAATAAAAAGTGTTTTAGTATTTCCCATAGATGGAAAACCAGAAAAAACCGCCAGTAACCTGCAAAATTTAGTACAATCAATCACTCAAAAACCATAA
- a CDS encoding cytochrome P450, with protein sequence MQTRIHRLAHELIDRAQSKGKMDLIHDFALPIPMVVISEMLGVAEQDRAAFHHWSRVMTSTSKPIDGILAIPCLYQLVRFLRRLFREHRRNPQDDLTSALLQAESDGSKLSEDELIAMVALLLTAGHETTVNDIYAGLTKLVDV encoded by the coding sequence ATGCAAACCCGCATTCATCGCCTCGCCCATGAACTGATTGATCGCGCCCAAAGCAAAGGTAAAATGGATTTAATTCATGATTTTGCCTTGCCAATTCCAATGGTTGTGATCAGCGAAATGCTCGGCGTTGCTGAACAAGACCGAGCCGCTTTTCATCATTGGTCAAGGGTGATGACCAGCACCAGTAAACCGATTGACGGTATTCTTGCTATCCCCTGCTTGTATCAACTTGTGAGGTTTCTGCGCCGACTTTTCCGCGAACATCGCCGAAATCCCCAAGATGACTTAACCAGCGCCCTGCTACAAGCTGAATCCGATGGCTCGAAATTATCGGAAGATGAATTAATTGCTATGGTGGCGCTTTTACTAACTGCTGGTCATGAAACCACAGTCAATGATATCTATGCTGGTTTGACCAAATTAGTTGATGTTTGA
- a CDS encoding peptidylprolyl isomerase, with protein MSNIVKISAEDIIYYIKMACQIPGILEAIATQKIIAEAADKAGIEISTEELQTAADNLRLANRLLKAEDTWSWLEKHHLSLDDLEEIAKINLTSSKLANHLFADQIEPFFYAHQAKYFGAVTYEVILDDEDLALELFYALQEGEISFQEIARQYIQNPETRRAGGYQGIRRRIDFRAEIAAAVFAATPPQILKPIITPKGAHIIAVEEIIKPELDENLRLQIMGDFFTNWLQQQITTVEIVANMQQNTNSQTSTNLVKPA; from the coding sequence ATGTCAAATATTGTAAAAATTTCGGCTGAAGACATTATTTATTATATAAAGATGGCTTGCCAAATACCTGGAATATTAGAGGCGATCGCCACTCAAAAAATTATTGCAGAAGCCGCTGACAAAGCCGGAATTGAAATCTCAACAGAAGAACTGCAAACAGCCGCAGATAATCTTCGTTTAGCGAACCGACTACTCAAAGCAGAAGACACTTGGAGTTGGTTAGAAAAACATCATCTTTCCCTAGATGACTTAGAAGAAATAGCCAAAATCAACCTCACATCCTCCAAATTAGCCAATCATTTATTTGCAGACCAAATCGAACCATTCTTTTATGCACACCAAGCCAAATATTTTGGAGCAGTAACTTATGAAGTTATTTTAGATGATGAAGATTTAGCCTTAGAGCTATTTTATGCCCTCCAAGAAGGCGAAATCAGCTTCCAAGAAATTGCTCGTCAATACATCCAAAATCCCGAAACCCGGCGCGCAGGTGGTTATCAGGGAATCCGCCGCCGCATTGACTTTAGAGCCGAGATTGCAGCCGCAGTTTTTGCCGCAACTCCCCCACAAATTCTCAAACCAATCATTACACCCAAAGGAGCGCATATCATCGCCGTTGAGGAAATCATTAAACCAGAATTAGATGAAAACTTGCGGCTTCAAATCATGGGAGACTTCTTTACAAATTGGTTACAGCAACAAATAACCACAGTGGAAATTGTCGCCAATATGCAACAAAATACCAACTCTCAAACATCAACTAATTTGGTCAAACCAGCATAG